The Echinicola rosea genome has a segment encoding these proteins:
- a CDS encoding IS5 family transposase, which produces MANRTKRRAPRNEYTSPNQLSITGFETPFHNQLDPNNRWVLLSAQIPWDDLVGLYNKHHPAKQTGRPSLNPRVLIGAVIIKHILNLDDRETVAQITENMYLQYFLGYSSYIREAPFDASLFVDIRKRLGGELIAEMNGRIHGFSMERRTKKIEKGSKDKDGAGGSPPNNKGEVLYDATVCPQDIAYPTDLGLLNKAREITEAIIDELHRKARQGKKPRTYRRVARKNYLKVAQNKNPSKKTIRKGIKSQLQYLCRNFKTIEKQLDNFDVFPLDHRTQRSYWIIGTLYEQQLWMFEHRSHQVADRIVSIHQPHVRPIVRGKARARTEFGAKIHLTLVDGYSFLDTVSWDAFNEGSCLTDYVEGYRERLGFYPAKVLADKIYCNRENRKWLKEKGIKLAAKPLGRPPARAVENHVSPGERNPIEGKFGQAKNGYGMNRIRARLKDTSQSWIASIILVLNLVKLAGEALLCQCFSARGISKYDLFQWLDIFLANFITKNQYRPQPVLVLHNLNG; this is translated from the coding sequence ATGGCAAATCGGACCAAAAGGCGTGCACCACGCAATGAATATACGAGCCCCAATCAGCTGTCGATTACAGGTTTTGAGACCCCGTTCCATAACCAACTTGACCCGAACAACCGCTGGGTGCTGCTCAGTGCACAGATCCCGTGGGACGATCTGGTAGGCCTGTACAACAAACACCATCCAGCCAAACAAACGGGAAGGCCCTCGCTGAACCCCAGGGTGCTGATCGGTGCGGTGATCATCAAGCATATCCTCAACCTTGATGACCGGGAGACGGTAGCCCAGATTACCGAAAACATGTATCTCCAGTATTTTCTGGGCTACAGCTCCTATATCAGGGAAGCGCCCTTCGATGCCTCGCTGTTCGTGGATATCAGAAAGCGTCTGGGAGGGGAACTGATCGCCGAGATGAACGGGCGGATCCATGGATTTTCGATGGAAAGGAGGACAAAGAAGATAGAGAAAGGGAGTAAAGATAAAGATGGAGCAGGGGGATCACCTCCAAACAACAAGGGGGAGGTGCTGTATGACGCGACGGTCTGTCCGCAGGATATCGCCTACCCGACCGACCTTGGGCTGCTCAACAAAGCAAGGGAGATCACCGAGGCCATCATAGACGAGCTGCACAGGAAAGCCCGGCAGGGCAAGAAGCCGAGAACCTACAGAAGGGTAGCGCGGAAGAACTACCTGAAGGTAGCCCAGAACAAGAACCCCTCGAAAAAGACGATCCGCAAGGGGATAAAATCACAGCTCCAATACCTTTGCAGGAACTTTAAGACGATCGAAAAACAGCTGGACAATTTTGATGTCTTCCCTTTGGACCACAGGACACAGCGAAGCTATTGGATCATCGGGACACTTTATGAGCAACAGCTATGGATGTTCGAGCACCGCAGCCATCAGGTAGCAGACCGGATAGTAAGTATTCACCAGCCCCATGTACGGCCGATAGTCCGTGGAAAGGCCAGGGCCAGGACGGAGTTCGGGGCGAAGATCCACCTTACGCTTGTGGACGGCTACTCTTTTTTGGACACAGTATCATGGGATGCCTTCAACGAGGGCAGCTGCCTGACCGATTATGTGGAAGGCTACCGGGAAAGGTTAGGTTTCTATCCGGCCAAGGTGCTGGCCGACAAGATTTATTGTAACCGGGAGAACAGGAAGTGGCTGAAGGAAAAAGGGATAAAACTGGCGGCCAAGCCCTTGGGCAGGCCACCGGCCAGGGCAGTGGAAAACCACGTAAGTCCAGGAGAGCGGAACCCGATAGAAGGGAAATTCGGCCAGGCAAAGAACGGTTACGGCATGAACCGGATCAGGGCAAGGCTGAAGGACACCAGCCAGTCGTGGATTGCCTCGATTATCCTAGTGCTCAACCTGGTCAAACTGGCCGGGGAGGCACTCCTGTGCCAGTGTTTTTCAGCAAGAGGGATCTCCAAATACGACCTTTTCCAATGGCTGGATATATTCCTGGCCAATTTTATAACAAAAAACCAGTACAGGCCACAACCTGTACTGGTTTTACATAACTTAAATGGCTGA
- a CDS encoding mobilome CxxCx(11)CxxC protein → MTNEVEILRRDAWDKAIHSFGKAYIFSKRAEFYNRWIRFVTILGIIVPVTIGATASGYGFNSEILKHTIAISIPLTILQLIISVFALVNNWSDYLSYSLEATNDYGNLSKAFKKLGKNPPKDIPDLKHQLELLETKYNSRSDQDSKYGPKERELRKGMRYALREFQRQCIGCKTTPLSVESTDCEVCGNFKRNIIQKLLVHG, encoded by the coding sequence ATGACAAATGAAGTAGAAATATTAAGAAGAGACGCTTGGGATAAAGCAATTCATTCTTTTGGAAAAGCTTATATTTTTAGTAAGCGAGCCGAGTTTTACAATAGATGGATACGATTTGTAACCATCTTAGGAATTATTGTACCGGTAACAATCGGAGCAACAGCTTCAGGTTATGGTTTTAATTCTGAAATATTAAAACATACAATCGCTATCTCAATTCCATTGACAATCCTTCAATTAATCATATCAGTTTTTGCACTGGTAAATAATTGGAGTGATTATTTATCGTACTCTTTAGAAGCAACTAATGATTATGGTAATTTATCTAAGGCATTTAAAAAATTAGGTAAAAATCCACCAAAAGATATACCAGATTTAAAACATCAACTTGAACTTCTAGAAACTAAATATAACTCCAGAAGTGACCAAGATTCGAAATATGGCCCAAAGGAGAGAGAGTTAAGAAAAGGAATGAGATACGCTCTACGAGAATTTCAGAGGCAGTGCATTGGTTGTAAAACAACTCCTTTATCGGTTGAATCGACTGATTGTGAGGTGTGCGGAAATTTCAAAAGAAACATAATTCAAAAATTATTAGTCCATGGATGA
- a CDS encoding anti-phage dCTP deaminase, whose translation MGDALEKQLFTDQEKNENAEDKRKIKEKISDTHTEELVIALCGPIGTDIHLVSDRIGKIIEEQYGYTVVHLRLSKFIKDLTKSTDFKNIKDKNENYHKLIEAGNKLREKHGSSILAELAINEIAVKRETLKGSKEEKEFKSHRVCYIIDSIKNVEEFELLRLIYRDIFYFVGVFSNLEVREKFLEDQGLKKDQVYKLFDRDSGEELNFGQKVSNTFVQADFFLRIDRSTSQAIDNKLNRFLNIVFKTEVITPTYQETAMYLATASSGNSACLSRQVGASITDIEGEVLSVGWNDVPKSGGGVYKYSTSDSLGEEDHRCMNLKGGLCFNDEEKRIIREALVNELIDNKLVDERNRNDLIDKIQKSRIKELIEFSRAVHAEMHAIIQASQKSGQRVVGGKLFCTTYPCHNCARHIIAAGIKEVYYIEPYRKSLALKLHSDSITEDESKKDYVRILMYDGVSPKRYLEFFKMSPNSRKKDGKKISEPKKTSAPKNTVSLQAIPILEKTVTKTLKSKQLI comes from the coding sequence ATGGGAGATGCATTGGAAAAACAACTTTTTACGGATCAAGAAAAAAATGAAAATGCTGAAGATAAACGAAAAATCAAAGAAAAGATTTCTGACACACATACAGAAGAACTAGTAATTGCTTTATGCGGGCCAATTGGGACTGATATTCATCTTGTCTCAGACCGAATAGGAAAAATTATTGAGGAACAATACGGATATACTGTTGTTCATCTAAGATTAAGTAAATTCATTAAGGATTTAACAAAAAGCACAGACTTTAAAAATATCAAAGATAAAAACGAGAATTATCACAAGTTGATTGAAGCTGGAAATAAATTGAGGGAAAAACATGGCAGTAGCATTCTAGCTGAATTGGCAATTAATGAAATCGCAGTAAAACGTGAAACTTTAAAAGGTTCTAAAGAAGAAAAAGAGTTTAAATCACATCGAGTTTGCTATATTATTGACTCCATTAAAAATGTAGAAGAGTTTGAACTTCTTAGACTAATTTATAGGGATATTTTTTACTTTGTGGGAGTATTTTCAAATTTAGAAGTACGAGAAAAGTTTCTAGAAGATCAGGGTCTAAAAAAAGATCAAGTATACAAGTTATTTGATAGAGATTCAGGAGAAGAACTTAACTTTGGCCAAAAAGTATCCAACACATTTGTCCAAGCAGATTTTTTTCTTAGAATTGATAGAAGCACTTCTCAAGCAATTGATAATAAATTAAATCGATTTTTAAATATAGTTTTTAAAACTGAAGTCATTACACCAACTTATCAAGAAACAGCAATGTATTTAGCTACTGCTTCTTCGGGTAACTCTGCTTGCCTGAGTAGGCAAGTAGGGGCTTCAATTACCGATATTGAAGGGGAAGTGCTTTCGGTAGGCTGGAATGATGTCCCTAAATCTGGTGGAGGTGTATATAAATATTCTACTTCAGATTCCTTGGGAGAGGAAGATCATAGGTGCATGAATCTAAAAGGAGGATTATGTTTCAACGATGAGGAAAAAAGGATAATTAGGGAGGCGCTTGTTAATGAGTTAATTGATAATAAATTAGTTGATGAAAGAAATAGAAATGATCTTATTGATAAAATTCAAAAGTCTCGTATCAAGGAACTAATAGAGTTTTCACGCGCAGTCCATGCGGAAATGCACGCCATTATTCAAGCTAGCCAAAAATCAGGTCAAAGAGTAGTTGGCGGAAAACTATTTTGTACAACTTATCCCTGTCACAATTGCGCAAGACATATAATCGCAGCTGGAATAAAAGAAGTTTATTATATTGAACCTTACAGAAAAAGTTTAGCACTAAAATTGCATTCTGATTCAATTACTGAGGATGAATCAAAAAAAGATTATGTTAGAATTTTAATGTACGATGGGGTATCCCCGAAAAGGTATTTGGAGTTTTTTAAAATGTCTCCTAATTCAAGAAAGAAGGATGGAAAAAAAATATCTGAGCCTAAAAAGACCAGCGCACCAAAAAACACAGTATCTTTACAAGCAATTCCTATCCTTGAAAAAACAGTGACGAAAACCCTTAAATCTAAACAATTGATCTAA